One Candidatus Dormiibacterota bacterium genomic window, GCCCGCACCAGGGAGGGCCGCTGGGGGAGGGATACCTCGAGGACAACGCCGTCATCTCGTGTCCCTGGCACGGCTGGACCTTCGACGTGCGCACCGGGGTGTCGCCCATCGATCCGGAGATGAAGGTCGCCTGCTACGCCGTCCGGATCGAATCGGGGGAGATCATCGTGGAGATCCCCTGACGGGACCCGGCGACCGAGCGTAGCAGGCGCGATTGATGGGCCGCCCCGCATCGAGATACTTCGCCTCGTAGCTCGTCCTGCCCGACGCGCCTTCCGGCGGGAACAGGGGGTCCTCGGCCTCGCGCAGGACCGCGCTGTTCCCCGCCATCACCCGGATCTCATCGAAGTACTCGCGCACGTCGGTGGACAGGTCGAGGTAGCCGCCGGGGACCAGGATGCGCTCGATGTGCAGGAGCGCCGCGGGCGAGAAGAAGCGGCGTTTGCGATGCCTCTTCTTCGGCCAGGGGTCGGGACAGTAGACGTGCACCCTTGTGATCGAGGCGTCGGGGACGAGCGCCTGCAGGACATGGCGCGCGTCGGCCCGGAACAGGCGCACGTTCCGCAGACCCTGGCGTTCCGCCCGATCCTTGGTCACGCGCAGGTACTTGAGCGACCACTCGACGCCGAGGAAGTTGACCTCCG contains:
- a CDS encoding Rieske (2Fe-2S) protein, which gives rise to MAIKARCGRAEDLPPGSSKVVQVKEHMVAIFNVDGRLHAIDNTCPHQGGPLGEGYLEDNAVISCPWHGWTFDVRTGVSPIDPEMKVACYAVRIESGEIIVEIP
- the trmB gene encoding tRNA (guanosine(46)-N7)-methyltransferase TrmB, encoding MSGPFDFPSLFGNAGTVEIEIGTGKGRFLLAQAAARPEVNFLGVEWSLKYLRVTKDRAERQGLRNVRLFRADARHVLQALVPDASITRVHVYCPDPWPKKRHRKRRFFSPAALLHIERILVPGGYLDLSTDVREYFDEIRVMAGNSAVLREAEDPLFPPEGASGRTSYEAKYLDAGRPINRACYARSPGPVRGSPR